In Hemitrygon akajei chromosome 12, sHemAka1.3, whole genome shotgun sequence, a single window of DNA contains:
- the LOC140736594 gene encoding dynein light chain Tctex-type protein 2B encodes MHCDRKQHWLAQLADCPVVPPDHCGAAMESRGFREPERPKCMSFQGFRLPNARISKGWGSALAASEIERQQTRLPSKREKDKKREKDRQRSKPSTRLDCPTENIYVPRPAKTFSAEEARAAIRSVLESRLNGAKYEPRGSALAAVELAECVKKAVKALGYERYKIVCYLVLGATRTSGLSCSSRAVWSPTVDTYAEFCFQNDSLFALCLVFALYHE; translated from the coding sequence ATGCATTGCGACAGGAAGCAACACTGGCTCGCTCAGTTAGCGGACTGCCCGGTGGTGCCTCCGGATCACTGCGGCGCTGCAATGGAAAGCCGCGGCTTCCGCGAGCCTGAACGACCGAAATGTATGAGCTTCCAGGGGTTCCGTCTTCCAAATGCCCGGATTTCCAAAGGATGGGGTTCAGCTCTTGCGGCGAGCGAGATCGAACGACAGCAAACAAGACTCCCGAGCAAAAGGGAGAAGGACAAGAAACGAGAGAAGGACCGTCAGCGCTCGAAGCCCAGCACCAGGCTGGACTGTCCCACAGAGAACATCTACGTGCCCCGGCCGGCCAAAACCTTCTCAGCGGAAGAAGCAAGAGCCGCCATTCGCTCGGTGCTGGAGAGCAGACTGAACGGTGCCAAGTACGAGCCCAGGGGCTCGGCGCTGGCAGCCGTGGAACTGGCCGAGTGTGTGAAGAAGGCGGTGAAAGCCTTGGGTTACGAGAGGTACAAGATCGTCTGCTACCTGGTGCTTGGGGCGACACGAACTTCCGGCCTATCCTGCTCCAGCAGAGCGGTCTGGAGTCCAACCGTGGACACATACGCAGAATTCTGCTTCCAGAACGATTCGCTCTTCGCGCTCTGTCTGGTGTTTGCTTTGTACCACGAATAA